From the genome of Nakamurella flavida, one region includes:
- the dcd gene encoding dCTP deaminase, which translates to MLLSDRDLHAEIEAGNLGLDPYDPALVQPSSIDVRLDRFFRVFNNSKYTHIDPQIQQDELTTLVEVEGDDAFVLHPGEFVLGSTFEVVSLSDQLAGRLEGKSSLGRLGLLTHSTAGFIDPGFSGHITLELSNVANLPITLWPGMRIGQLCLFQLASPALHPYGSATYGSRYQGQRGPTPSRAYLNFSRADTQR; encoded by the coding sequence ATGCTGCTGTCCGACCGCGACCTGCACGCGGAGATCGAGGCCGGGAACCTGGGCCTGGATCCCTACGACCCCGCGCTGGTCCAGCCGTCGAGCATCGACGTCCGGCTCGACCGCTTCTTCCGGGTCTTCAACAACTCGAAGTACACCCACATCGACCCGCAGATCCAGCAGGACGAGCTGACCACCCTGGTCGAGGTGGAGGGGGACGACGCCTTCGTCCTGCACCCGGGGGAGTTCGTCCTGGGGTCCACCTTCGAGGTCGTGTCGCTGTCCGACCAGCTGGCCGGCCGCCTCGAGGGCAAGTCCTCCCTCGGCCGCCTGGGGCTGCTCACCCACTCCACCGCGGGCTTCATCGATCCGGGGTTCAGCGGGCACATCACCCTCGAGCTGTCGAACGTGGCGAACCTGCCGATCACCCTGTGGCCCGGCATGCGGATCGGCCAGCTGTGCCTGTTCCAGCTGGCCTCGCCCGCCCTGCACCCCTACGGCTCGGCCACCTACGGGTCCCGCTACCAGGGACAACGCGGCCCGACCCCGTCCCGGGCGTACCTGAACTTCAGCCGGGCCGACACCCAGCGCTGA
- a CDS encoding purine-cytosine permease family protein: MDAAKETLEDYTLRFAPRSYRRWSTGVVATSALGGIAYLADFAIGANIGIAHGTTNALWGIAIAAVIIFVTGVPLAYYAARYNIDLDLITRGSGFGYYGSVLTNVIFATFTFIFFALEGSIMAQGLELGLGIPLWLGYAVSTIMVIPLVIYGMKALAKLQVWTTPLWLVLFVIPMVYLLISHPDSVETFFAYQGADGDGAPSFASMMLAAGVCLSLMAQIAEQIDYLRFMPPKTDANRRSWWRAVILAGPGWVVFGAIKQVVGLFVAVYIIARLTPDAAATANEPVHQFLTVYEQFLPGWAAMTLAVILVVISQIKINVTNAYSGSLAWTNSFTRVTKTYPGRLVFVLFNLAVALLLMELNMFSVLNTILGFYANCAMAWVVTVAADIVINKGLLKISPTVPEFRRGMLHAINPVGFGSVVVSAGLSILVFFGVFGSGIQPFSPIVAIVLALVLTPLIAIVTKGKYYLRRTDDGIDLPMFDADGNPSGEHLTCHVCGIDYERPDMAKCLTHDAYVCSLDLSTDKVGDHVLPAQTGAGVRPTG, from the coding sequence ATGGACGCGGCCAAGGAGACGCTGGAGGACTACACCCTCCGGTTCGCCCCGCGGTCCTACCGCCGCTGGAGCACCGGCGTCGTCGCCACCTCGGCGCTCGGCGGCATCGCCTACCTGGCCGATTTCGCCATCGGCGCCAACATCGGCATCGCCCACGGCACCACCAACGCGCTGTGGGGCATCGCCATCGCCGCGGTGATCATCTTCGTGACCGGCGTGCCGCTGGCCTACTACGCGGCCCGGTACAACATCGACCTCGACCTCATCACCCGCGGCTCGGGCTTCGGCTACTACGGCTCGGTGCTGACCAACGTCATCTTCGCGACGTTCACCTTCATCTTCTTCGCCCTCGAGGGCTCGATCATGGCCCAGGGCCTCGAGCTCGGGCTCGGCATCCCGCTGTGGCTCGGCTACGCCGTCTCGACGATCATGGTCATCCCGCTGGTCATCTACGGGATGAAGGCGCTGGCCAAGCTGCAGGTCTGGACGACCCCGCTGTGGCTCGTGCTGTTCGTCATCCCGATGGTCTACCTGCTGATCAGCCACCCCGACTCGGTGGAGACCTTCTTCGCCTACCAGGGGGCCGACGGGGACGGGGCGCCCAGCTTCGCCTCGATGATGCTGGCCGCCGGGGTGTGCCTGTCGCTGATGGCGCAGATCGCCGAGCAGATCGACTACCTGCGCTTCATGCCGCCGAAGACCGACGCCAACCGGCGGTCCTGGTGGCGTGCGGTCATCCTGGCCGGACCGGGCTGGGTCGTCTTCGGGGCGATCAAGCAGGTGGTCGGGCTGTTCGTCGCGGTCTACATCATCGCCCGGCTCACCCCGGACGCCGCGGCCACCGCCAACGAGCCGGTGCACCAGTTCCTCACCGTCTACGAGCAGTTCCTGCCCGGCTGGGCCGCGATGACCCTGGCCGTCATCCTGGTGGTCATCAGCCAGATCAAGATCAACGTCACCAACGCCTACTCCGGCTCGCTGGCCTGGACGAACAGTTTCACCCGGGTGACCAAGACCTATCCGGGCCGGCTGGTCTTCGTCCTGTTCAACCTGGCCGTCGCACTGCTGCTCATGGAGCTGAACATGTTCAGCGTCCTGAACACGATCCTGGGCTTCTACGCCAACTGCGCCATGGCCTGGGTCGTCACCGTGGCCGCGGACATCGTCATCAACAAGGGCCTGCTGAAGATCTCGCCGACCGTCCCGGAGTTCCGCCGCGGCATGCTCCACGCGATCAACCCGGTCGGCTTCGGCTCGGTCGTGGTCTCCGCCGGACTGTCCATCCTGGTCTTCTTCGGGGTGTTCGGGTCCGGCATCCAGCCGTTCTCGCCGATCGTCGCCATCGTGCTGGCCCTGGTGCTCACGCCGCTCATCGCGATCGTCACCAAGGGGAAGTACTACCTGCGGCGCACCGACGACGGTATCGACCTGCCGATGTTCGACGCGGACGGCAACCCGTCCGGCGAGCACCTGACCTGCCACGTCTGCGGCATCGACTACGAGCGGCCGGACATGGCCAAGTGCCTGACCCACGACGCCTACGTCTGCTCGCTGGACCTGTCGACGGACAAGGTGGGCGACCACGTGCTGCCCGCCCAGACCGGGGCCGGGGTCAGGCCCACCGGCTGA
- a CDS encoding (Fe-S)-binding protein encodes MTATSWVTGPLASILIVVGFGLLGRAAVQIYRTLKLGQPDPHRAGPVLARLTTMTKESLGHTRMLKWGVVGAAHWFVMVGFGALILTLVQAVGQTWNYRFEIPWLGHQAWYGLFVEFIALTTLIGIGVLIVIRQRAHPRRAERKSRFAGSNFHFAYFVEFIIGSIAICIFLIRGFESSVGILPFPTWAAPISTALGSVLPAWPAAIGIVAFVKVVLSMVWAIVIARNLTMGVAWHRFLAFFNIYFKREDSGRTALGALRPMMSNGEVLNLEEADPEVDTFGVGKVEDFTWKGWLDFSTCTECGRCQSQCPAWNTAKPLSPKLLVLSLRDHAYAKAPYLAAGGGLTADGEEKLSEADLAAFAHADPLAMLEAGRPLVGPQETDELGREIGGIIDPEVLWDCTSCGACVEQCPVDIEHVDHIIDMRRYQVMIESEFPSELGGLFRNLENKGNPWGQNDRDRMVWAKHLDFEVPVVTDTLDPDHEYLFWVGCAGAFDDRARKTTAAVAELLHLAAVGFAVLGNGETCTGDPARRAGNEFLFQTLAQGTVENINGAFGDRTTRKIVVTCPHCFNTLSNEYGDLGGHYEVIHHTQLLNRLVREKRLVTVAPVGRDVTYHDPCYLGRHNKVYTPPRELIEASGMTLKEMPRNASRSMCCGAGGARMWMEEKTGKRINLDRTDEALSTGAEQIAVGCPFCKVMMTDGLTARQNEAPADGGRDISGVEVLDVAQMLLAGVKGRN; translated from the coding sequence GTGACCGCAACGTCGTGGGTGACGGGGCCGCTGGCGTCGATCCTGATCGTGGTGGGTTTCGGCCTGTTGGGCCGGGCCGCCGTGCAGATCTACCGGACGCTCAAGCTGGGGCAGCCCGATCCGCACCGGGCCGGGCCCGTGCTGGCCCGGCTGACCACCATGACCAAGGAGTCGCTGGGGCACACCCGGATGCTCAAGTGGGGCGTCGTCGGCGCCGCGCACTGGTTCGTCATGGTCGGTTTCGGCGCCCTGATCCTCACCCTGGTGCAGGCCGTCGGGCAGACCTGGAACTACCGGTTCGAGATCCCGTGGCTGGGCCACCAGGCCTGGTACGGGCTGTTCGTCGAGTTCATCGCGCTGACCACGCTGATCGGCATCGGCGTGCTGATCGTGATCCGACAGCGGGCGCACCCGCGCCGGGCCGAGCGGAAGTCACGGTTCGCCGGATCGAACTTCCATTTCGCGTACTTCGTCGAGTTCATCATCGGCAGCATCGCGATCTGCATCTTCCTGATCCGCGGCTTCGAGTCGTCCGTCGGCATCCTGCCCTTCCCGACGTGGGCCGCGCCGATCTCCACGGCGCTGGGTTCGGTCCTGCCGGCCTGGCCGGCGGCGATCGGCATCGTCGCCTTCGTCAAGGTGGTGCTGTCGATGGTGTGGGCCATCGTCATCGCCCGGAACCTGACGATGGGCGTGGCCTGGCACCGGTTCCTCGCGTTCTTCAACATCTACTTCAAGCGCGAGGACTCGGGCCGCACCGCGCTCGGCGCCCTGCGGCCGATGATGAGCAACGGTGAGGTGCTGAACCTGGAGGAGGCCGACCCGGAGGTCGACACCTTCGGCGTCGGGAAGGTCGAGGACTTCACCTGGAAGGGCTGGCTGGACTTCTCCACCTGCACCGAGTGCGGCCGCTGCCAGTCGCAGTGCCCGGCGTGGAACACGGCCAAGCCGCTCTCGCCCAAGCTGCTCGTGCTCTCCCTGCGCGATCACGCCTACGCCAAGGCGCCGTACCTGGCTGCGGGTGGTGGGCTGACCGCGGACGGTGAGGAGAAGCTGAGCGAAGCCGACCTCGCCGCCTTCGCGCACGCCGATCCGCTGGCCATGCTCGAGGCCGGCCGGCCGCTCGTCGGGCCGCAGGAGACCGACGAGCTGGGACGCGAGATCGGCGGCATCATCGACCCCGAGGTGCTGTGGGACTGCACGTCCTGCGGGGCGTGCGTCGAGCAGTGCCCGGTGGACATCGAGCACGTCGACCACATCATCGACATGCGGCGCTACCAGGTCATGATCGAGTCCGAGTTCCCGTCCGAGCTGGGCGGGTTGTTCCGCAACCTGGAGAACAAGGGCAACCCCTGGGGCCAGAACGACCGCGACCGGATGGTCTGGGCCAAGCACCTGGACTTCGAGGTCCCCGTGGTCACCGACACCCTGGATCCCGACCACGAGTACCTGTTCTGGGTGGGCTGCGCCGGCGCCTTCGACGACCGGGCCCGGAAGACCACCGCGGCCGTCGCCGAGCTGCTGCACCTGGCCGCCGTCGGGTTCGCCGTCCTCGGCAACGGCGAGACCTGCACCGGTGACCCGGCCCGCCGCGCCGGCAACGAGTTCCTCTTCCAGACCCTGGCGCAGGGCACCGTGGAGAACATCAACGGCGCCTTCGGCGACCGCACCACCCGCAAGATCGTCGTCACCTGCCCGCACTGCTTCAACACCCTGTCCAACGAGTACGGGGACCTGGGCGGGCACTACGAGGTCATCCACCACACCCAGCTGCTCAACCGGCTGGTGCGGGAGAAGCGCCTGGTCACGGTGGCCCCGGTCGGCCGGGACGTGACGTACCACGACCCCTGCTACCTGGGCCGGCACAACAAGGTCTACACCCCGCCGCGGGAGCTCATCGAGGCGTCCGGGATGACGCTGAAGGAGATGCCCCGCAACGCGTCCCGGTCCATGTGCTGCGGCGCCGGCGGCGCGCGGATGTGGATGGAGGAGAAGACCGGCAAGCGCATCAACCTCGACCGCACCGACGAGGCGCTGTCCACCGGGGCCGAGCAGATCGCGGTGGGCTGCCCGTTCTGCAAGGTGATGATGACCGACGGGCTGACCGCCCGGCAGAACGAAGCACCGGCCGACGGCGGCCGGGACATCTCCGGGGTCGAGGTGCTGGACGTGGCCCAGATGCTGCTGGCCGGGGTGAAGGGCCGGAACTGA
- a CDS encoding dihydrofolate reductase family protein, which yields MRAVTAGLFTSVDGVVADPHLFQGDSFDDDLGRGMDAMIARTDTVVLGRTSYQEWSQYWPGNTGDGFGSFINPVRKFVASRTLTGPLDWQNSSLIQGDLLDFVRELKQGEGGEIAVTASISVVRQLLFAGLLDRLMLMVHPVVAGAGRHLFEPTDPPTRLTLLKSEITAKGNAVLEYGLRTD from the coding sequence ATGCGCGCTGTCACCGCCGGCCTGTTCACGTCCGTGGACGGGGTCGTCGCCGACCCGCACCTGTTCCAGGGCGACAGCTTCGACGACGATCTGGGCCGGGGCATGGACGCGATGATCGCCCGTACCGACACCGTCGTGCTGGGCCGCACCAGCTACCAGGAGTGGTCGCAGTACTGGCCGGGCAACACCGGCGACGGGTTCGGGTCGTTCATCAACCCGGTCCGCAAGTTCGTGGCGTCCCGCACCCTGACCGGTCCGCTGGACTGGCAGAACTCCAGTCTCATCCAGGGTGACCTGCTGGACTTCGTCCGCGAGCTGAAGCAGGGCGAGGGCGGCGAGATCGCCGTCACCGCCAGCATCTCGGTGGTTCGTCAGCTCCTGTTCGCCGGTCTGCTGGACCGGCTCATGCTCATGGTCCACCCGGTCGTCGCCGGCGCCGGGCGGCATCTGTTCGAACCGACCGACCCGCCCACCCGGCTGACGCTGCTGAAGTCCGAGATCACCGCGAAGGGCAACGCGGTGCTCGAGTACGGCCTGCGCACCGACTGA
- a CDS encoding VIT1/CCC1 transporter family protein, with translation MSPAESVPTPADPPVIREAHAAGWSHRHRDVSGGWLRPTVFGAVDGLVTNAALIAGVGGVGVSSHTIVLTGLAGLVAGAFSMGTGEYVSVTNQNELVQAEVAVEKRMHAQFPAAEQAELTATFRSYGADTETAARMAAAVSADPATALAFHTREELGVDPDDLPSPFVAGGASLAAFSLGALLPLLPYLLGLANLLVSMLITAVALTAGGAAVGRLTGRSLVRSGLRQLMLGAFAVAVTFLVGRLIGSPVG, from the coding sequence GTGAGCCCAGCCGAATCCGTCCCGACCCCCGCCGACCCCCCGGTCATCCGGGAGGCACATGCGGCCGGGTGGTCGCACCGTCATCGCGACGTGTCCGGCGGGTGGCTCCGACCCACCGTCTTCGGCGCCGTGGACGGGCTGGTCACCAACGCGGCGTTGATCGCCGGGGTGGGTGGGGTCGGCGTCTCGTCGCACACCATCGTGCTGACCGGGCTGGCCGGACTCGTCGCCGGAGCGTTCTCCATGGGTACCGGCGAGTACGTGTCGGTGACCAACCAGAACGAGCTGGTCCAGGCCGAGGTGGCCGTCGAGAAGCGGATGCACGCCCAGTTCCCGGCGGCCGAGCAGGCCGAGCTCACCGCGACGTTCCGCAGCTACGGCGCGGACACCGAGACCGCCGCCCGGATGGCCGCCGCGGTCTCCGCCGACCCGGCGACCGCATTGGCCTTCCACACCCGGGAGGAACTCGGCGTCGACCCCGACGACCTGCCGTCCCCGTTCGTCGCGGGCGGCGCCTCGCTCGCCGCGTTCTCCCTGGGCGCTCTGCTGCCCCTGCTGCCGTACCTGCTCGGCCTGGCGAACCTGCTCGTCTCGATGCTCATCACCGCCGTGGCCCTGACCGCCGGCGGCGCCGCCGTCGGCCGGCTGACCGGGCGCTCCCTGGTGAGGTCCGGTCTGCGTCAACTCATGCTCGGCGCGTTCGCGGTGGCCGTGACGTTCCTGGTCGGCCGACTGATCGGGTCACCGGTGGGTTGA
- a CDS encoding acyl-CoA/acyl-ACP dehydrogenase — translation MTLAPSHAVDGGPAAARRIADDLFASAAEVDSAGRLTRARLDRLADAGLYGVSLQGDFADLGDVVAALAGGCLASTFIWLQHLGTAPAVAASTTPGMADRVPALRSGALRAGVALSGLRNGPMQVSVEPVEGGFRVDGTVGWLTGWGLIDVVQLAGRGPDGTAYFLLVDAVPDPAVEVRPLDLLAIQASSTVSVTFRGLFVPEDRLIRTEPVDTWAAADARGSALNGFLALGVAQRCARLLDDDWTAEIDQARDDLLAAADQPDLVPAARARSAALAWLAAGSLMAATGGRAALAGGHPQRLAREAALLLTFGTRPAIRAELTDRLHP, via the coding sequence ATGACGCTCGCCCCCTCCCATGCCGTGGACGGTGGCCCCGCAGCCGCCCGCCGGATCGCCGATGACCTGTTCGCCTCCGCCGCCGAGGTGGACAGCGCCGGCCGGCTGACCCGGGCCCGGCTGGACCGGCTGGCCGACGCCGGGCTGTACGGCGTGAGCCTGCAGGGTGACTTCGCCGATCTCGGCGACGTGGTCGCGGCCCTCGCCGGTGGGTGCCTGGCCAGCACGTTCATCTGGCTCCAGCACCTGGGGACGGCGCCGGCCGTCGCCGCCAGCACCACCCCGGGCATGGCCGACCGGGTGCCCGCGCTCCGCAGCGGCGCCCTCCGCGCCGGGGTGGCCCTCTCCGGCTTGCGGAACGGGCCGATGCAGGTGTCCGTCGAGCCCGTCGAGGGCGGGTTCCGGGTCGACGGCACGGTGGGCTGGCTCACCGGCTGGGGGCTCATCGACGTCGTCCAGCTCGCCGGGCGCGGCCCCGACGGCACGGCCTACTTCCTGCTCGTCGACGCGGTGCCCGATCCCGCCGTCGAGGTGCGCCCCCTGGACCTCCTCGCCATCCAGGCCAGCTCGACCGTCTCGGTCACCTTCCGGGGCCTGTTCGTCCCCGAAGACCGGCTGATCCGGACCGAACCGGTCGACACCTGGGCCGCCGCCGACGCCCGCGGATCCGCACTGAACGGCTTCCTGGCCCTGGGGGTGGCCCAGCGGTGTGCCCGACTGCTGGACGACGACTGGACGGCCGAGATCGACCAGGCCCGCGACGACCTGCTGGCCGCCGCCGACCAGCCGGACCTGGTGCCCGCAGCCCGGGCCCGGAGCGCGGCCCTGGCCTGGCTGGCCGCCGGGTCACTGATGGCGGCCACCGGCGGCCGGGCCGCCCTGGCCGGCGGCCATCCGCAACGCCTCGCCCGGGAGGCCGCCCTGCTGCTGACCTTCGGCACCCGCCCGGCCATCCGGGCCGAGCTCACCGACCGCCTGCACCCCTGA
- a CDS encoding EthD family reductase codes for MYQITVTYGVPADPEAFDRYYRDTHLPLASQIPDLQSLTGGRCYSADGQPIGAYLVTTLTFDSEEVAVSSMATPQGVAAAQDIANFATGGASIVYTDVAYRLP; via the coding sequence ATGTACCAGATCACCGTGACCTACGGCGTCCCCGCGGACCCGGAGGCGTTCGACCGCTACTACCGGGACACCCACCTGCCCCTGGCGTCGCAGATCCCCGATCTGCAGTCGCTCACCGGCGGACGCTGCTACTCCGCGGACGGGCAGCCGATCGGCGCCTACCTGGTCACCACGCTGACCTTCGACTCCGAGGAGGTGGCCGTCAGCTCGATGGCCACCCCCCAGGGCGTGGCCGCCGCGCAGGACATCGCCAACTTCGCCACCGGCGGGGCCAGCATCGTCTACACCGACGTCGCCTACCGCCTGCCCTGA
- a CDS encoding mycoredoxin codes for MTTSTPQSAAPTVYLTSWCPFCARLVHGLDAAGIAFTPVDVDEDEQAGEFVKSLNNGNRIVPTVVFADGSSLTNPPVAQVAARLAS; via the coding sequence ATGACCACCTCCACGCCCCAGTCCGCCGCCCCGACCGTCTACCTGACGAGCTGGTGCCCCTTCTGCGCGCGACTGGTCCACGGCCTGGACGCCGCAGGCATCGCCTTCACTCCCGTCGACGTGGACGAGGACGAGCAGGCCGGCGAGTTCGTCAAGTCGCTGAACAACGGCAATCGCATCGTCCCGACGGTGGTGTTCGCCGACGGCAGCTCGCTGACCAACCCCCCGGTCGCCCAGGTCGCCGCCCGCCTGGCGTCCTGA